tttgaccaTTCAACACTTTtgtaaaattgaaaattgaatcTATCCCAACTCCTAGTCAAATCACCTCTTAAGAATTATGATCGTATATTCAATTTTACAAAATCGATTTGTAAGAAGAAAATTGCCTCCACTTAAATCTTCAACTCATATATTaatcaatttgaaatttttaacaCACTCTCACGAGTCGGACTAGACATTTAGGACTagtacttaaatttttttataaagttaGAGATTAATTGGTATGCTTAAAAATTAgaatctattttttattaaaatttatttatattaagaaATAGATGGAGTATTTAAAGAAATGTTAAatgtttttcattaaaatatttaatctagtaaacaaattttttatataagttattttaaaaaaaaaaagaataactaTACGTGGAAAAGAAAACAATTTGCCGCTTCCATCATTTTTAGGGtccgtttgttttgattttttttaaaaatgatttttatagtattatataattttgtaaaaaaaaattacaaagaaactctttataaaagcttcaaataaaatttttgtttgaatagttattcttaaaatgtaattttaggtatttcatctatttatgaaaaaaaattggatatcaaaatttcaaaaaatcacttaattttaaagctatttcaaatatattttcataaaaattatttttgaaatacaactttttgaaaaaatagcAATTTCGACGAAATTTTGGTCTtcataatgtatgtttatgttatatgatgtcaaaattagtgttttattttaaaaaaaataaatataaaaaaacttataatattttaaaaaacaattttaaaaaatctatttttaaaaatataaaaaaaaatcaatttttttaaaactgaaatAAACATGCCTTTAATCTTACAGCTGTGCTATACTTAGACTGATTTGCTACACCTTATAGAAAGAGCATTGCTATCCTTACACTAAAAACTCTACACCGTATACTTACACCATCAAAAATACAACAGGTTCATGTGTTTTTGtgtattcaaaaaattcaaaagtattattaaataaattaaaaaaaacaaaaagtataAAATTACGGTGTGAGTTGTAAGTTCTAGTGTATGAGTATCATATCTCTATAGAAAGAGCATTGCTATCCTTACACTAAAAACTCTACCCCGTATACTTACACCATCAAAAATACAACAGGTTCATGTGTTTTTGtgtattcaaaaaattcaaaagtattattaaataaattaaaaaaaacaaaaagtataAAATTACGGTGTGAGTTGTAAGTTCTAGTGTATGAGTATCATATCTCTATAGAAATTACACCATATATACCAATTGTGTTGTGTTGCACATATATCAAAGTAACATAAAAAATTGTTAGAAAATAATGAATACGTATATTTACCATATAAATTACGGTGTATGTGTATGCATTAGTGTATAAATAGCTTTTCTCTTAATCTTATCATATCccattttttattttcctttaatcaTATACTCCTACATTAGCACTATTCCTTTAATAATATGCAACTTCTTAATCCATTATCAAAATCGTGCATGTTGAATTAACCATAATAATAGCTACCAAAAACTGCTACCATTGACTTCAActtcaacttcatcttcatcaatggagaGACAACCAAGTTTCTCTTTCAAACCCACTAGACTCTTACTCTTCTCATTcactctcttttcttctatcttcTTCCTTTCATTCTTCACTCTCTTCCTCACCAAATCCACCACAACAACACCCTCACCACCATACACTCTTGTAGCAAATCTTCAACCTTTGACTCTTCACTCTTTCACTCAAAACAACTTCACTCGTGCAAATGTCTCAACTTTAATCGATAACCGTCTTTCCAGAAGCGTCAACAGATCCAAATCTGAAGCTTTTGGTGAAATGCGTGGTAATGGAACGATGGTTGGAGTGGTGGGTTTAGTGGGTAAGAGTAAAGTTTCGATTTTTGAGGAAGTtgaagtgaagaagaagaagaagaagatggtgGAAGGGTGTGATTTGAGTAAAGGGTATTGGGTTTTTGATGAAAGGTATCCTCTTTATGGTGGAGATTCTTGTCCTTTTGTTGATGAAGGTTTTGATTGTGAGGGGAATGGAAGATTGGATAGGAATTTTACTAAGTGGAGATGGCAGCCTCAAGATTGTGACCTTCCTAGGTACTTCCAAGCTCAGTCTTTTGAAACACTTAGTTTACTTtcgtttttcttctttcattttGCAAGTTTAGTTATGCTTATGAGTTTGATTAACCGTTTTATTAGTCCTTAAAATTTATCGAAATTACGTTGACTTGTTGGTCAAGGTCTCAGGTTTGAATCCTGGTATGTCTTAACAATCTCTCTGTATCTCTATGTTGGGTCAGTCCGTACAGAGTAAATCGCCAGCTTCAATTGGGCCCCCGGATGAGTAAAGGGTATTGGGTTAAGAGAGACTTTTTACCATAGGAGTAACTTATGTGAAGTTAGTTGCAAAAGTGAAGTTAATTTTATTCTGAGTAGTGAGTAATGTTTTTCTTCTGTCATAGGTTCAATGCAACAAAAATGTTAGAGATGATAAGAGGGAAAAGACTAGTTTTTGTGGGTGATTCTATCAATAGGAATCAGTGGGAGTCAATGCTGTGCATGTTATTGAGTGCTGTTAAGGATCCAAAGAGGGTGTTTGAGGCGCGCGGAAGGAAAATTACCAAAGAGAAGGGGAATTATAGTTTCAGGTTTCTGGTAATTCTGCGTAACCTGACTGTTTTCGTAATGCATAATTTATGATAAATTCTGAGGTATTAGATTGTTACTCTCTTTTCAATCTTGTAGGATTATCAATGTACAGTTGAATACTATGTAAGTCATTTCTTAGTTCATGAAAGCAAGGCAAGAGTAGGGCAGAAACGAAGACCAACGTTGCGAATTGATGCCATTGATCACGGTTCGTCGAGATGGAGAGGAGCTGATGTTTTGGTTTTCAACACAGCTCATTGGTGGTCTCATTACAAAACCAAAGCTGGGTTAGTATCTCTCTTAAATTTGTTATACTAAAAAAATTGGTATCTTTGGAGTCATCATCACAAGCACAGAAAGTTGGCATGTGCTGCACATGCAAGTTTTTAAAAATGTGCTGTCATAGGCCCAATTACCAAGTTTCTTTTATAACATTATGAAACACAACACCAACACTTCGACACTAGAAATAATTTGAAAAgatgaataaattaaatgtaatcacaCGTGTCAGCGTCGGTTTTGGACACTGAGACTGACTCAGACACACTTTTTTCTAGAGGTGTTGGTGCTACGGTCCTAGCTGTTCTGGTACTCTTTTCAACTAACACATGGTTGTATAACAGGATATATTACTATCAAGAAGGAACTATGGTTCATCCCCGGCTAAATGTTTCTACCGCGTTTGGTAAAGCTTTAACGACTTGGGCCTCATGGGTGGACAGACACATAAATTCTAAGAAAACACAAGTTTTCTTTCGAACTTCAGCGCCGTCTCATTTCAGGTTTGATTCGGATATTCACTCTGCAATAGTTTTTCCATTGATTACAGTGTTGTCATCGCGGATTGCGGATCATAGAAAATAGTGGTTTGTTCAAATTCTGCTACGCTATATTGCTTTAGCTAGCGCTGCTATTAGACAACACTTTATACTAAATCACGTATTGCAGAGCTGAACAACGACGATTTGTTCAAATTCGGCCCTGCAAAAACGTTACAGACCCCACTGGTTGATTAGTTACTGACTTTGATATATTGTTCAACAGGGGAGGTAATTGGAATTCAGGAGGACATTGTACAGAGGCAACTCATCCACTTAATCAAACCTTAAACACAACTTATCCGGAGAAGAATATAATCGTAGAAGAAATCATAAAGCGAATGAAAACTCCTGTGACATTGTTGAATATAACTAGTTTATCAGAATTTAGGATAGATGGTCATCCATCCATTTATGGGAGAAAAACTCGATCATCGAGAATTCAAGACTGTAGTCATTGGTGTCTCCCAGGAGTTCCAGATACATGGAATGAGATGTTATTTTTTCATTTACAAAGTAGATTAGAGTGAACTGTTCCAAACCTGTATGATCATTTTTTCTGCAACTGTGTATATGTAGCTTGTGAAAGTTTCCTCTAGTTCATGAAATTGAATGATTTTATGCACTTGTTTTTTTAGCATAATGCAATTGCATCGTAAATATTCTTAATGTGAAGGAAGATCAGACCCGACCTAATGTGTTTAGACTGAGAACTAAAATATGTTTTATTGCGAAAACTTAAAAGAATAATTTATGACTTATTAACATAAGTTGGACAGTTATTTGTTAATAGTTTGTCATTttgtatatttataattaaatttattttattttttaaatttttttgttccaAAATTTTGAGGTTTAAAACATATGGTCGCAAATTCTTCAGAATAGGAAGAGAATGGGTGATCAGAATCCTCTGCTAGGGTTTGTCCAAAATCCGGCCGAATTTGCCAAAAGCACAGCAGAACTCGATCTACATGAAAGGAGCACTAAAAAGATTAAAGACACCGTTATGGAGCAGAGTGAAGAGGAAAATGGTGATGGAGGTAAAGGTAATTCTATCTCATTCAGAGATATTATTATGGGGCAAGGAATGAAAGAAGTGGCTGAAGAGGAGGCTAGTATGCTGGAAATTGGGGAGGGAGGTGTTATAATTGAGGAGGAGATCATTGGAGGGTATGAATGCCCTAAGTTCATATTTTCTGCGGAGGAGGAGGAAAAGATGCAGAGGCCTTGGCGGAGGGGAGTGATCGTGAAGCTTCTTGGGAGGAGAATAGGCTATAAGGCGTTGGAGAATAGGTTAAATCAATTATGGGTGCGTAAAGGTATCATAAGCATCATTGATTTAAGCAATGAATACTATCTGGTTGCCTTCTCGCATGAAGATGATAAAAAGGCGGCTATGGAAAATGGACCATGGTTCATTTACGATCACTATCTTACTGTGAAAGATTGGAAACCTAACTTTCATCCTGAGAGTGACACGATTGATGAAGTTGCCGTTTGGGTTCGCATTGCGGGACTTCCGATTGAATATTACAATCCCAAAGCTTTAACTTGTTTTGGAAATAGAATTGGTCGTACGGTCAAGGTTGATAAAACGACTACAAAGCAAGAGAGAGGAAAGTATGCTCGTATATGTGTCGCGGTTAACTTGTCTAAACCTCTTCTGGGGATGTTTCAGATTGGGGGAAGTAACTACAAAATTGAGTATGAAGGATTGCATCTTCTTTGTCTGGTTTGTGGCAGGTATGGTCACTACAAAGCTGGGTGTACTCTGACAGATACAACCAAAAAGAAGGTGGTTGAGGAGATTGATGGGCAGGGGTTGATCCAGAAAAATAAGGAGAGTATAGGGGGAGAATTTCAAAGAAATTTTGAAGAAGGTGATGGACCGTGGAAGGTTGTGCAGAAGCAACGGAAAGGAAAGAAGGCAGTGGATGGCCGGAAAAACACAATTCCGGTGAGAGTTATTGCCAGAACCGAGAAGAGTGGATCGCGTTTTCTCAGTTTGGAAGGAATAGATCAGGATGTTAATGAGATTAATGATGTTACTATTACTGATAAGAATGAAGCTAGTGTGAATGGGGAAAGTTCTAATATTATTACTATGAATAATATTGGAAAGAATAAAGGTATTAATGACAGCAGTAATGTGCAAGAGATTGTGCATGAGGGGGGGAATATTGATGACACGAGGGCACAAAAGGAGAATAATTCAAATGAGGTGATGACGTGGCATAAGAGTACTGGAGAATTAATGAAGGATTCCAATCAGGAAAAGACGACAGCTATTTATGGAAGTGGGGGCAGGAGACAACGTCAGGAAAAGCAAAAAAGTCAATGCAATACTCAAAAAGCAGCGAATAAACTGGCGACACGTGGAAATATTCATACCAAAGAAAAAGGAAGTGGAATTAGTACGTCTGGAGTGGAGGGAGTTCTGAGTAAGTTTAATATAGGAGATTCTCAATGGGCCACCACGTATGAAACTTTCAACCTGGTTAGGAAGTTAAATAGCGACAATAATGGGGAGATGAAGCAGACTGATGTTAGTGAGAAAGTTGTTGGAAAGATGCATATTTCTGAAGATTCTCCTGAGAATGAGGATATTCTTCTGGATGAGCCACCAGATACAAATCATCATACTATTCAAAGACACAACTTTGTTTTTGGAGAGTATGACACTAGCTTAGCTGAAACAAATGATGACGGTAGGGAAGGAAGTGATGATATCCTGGgggaagatgaggaagaagaagttgtatgtGAAACTCTTTGATTGGTTGGGTTCTTGTTGTTCTTAAGTATTTTTGATTAATGATAATGACAAACAAAAAGATTATGGTGTGGAATTGTCGTGGTGCTGCAAGTAGTGCGTTTTATCGATATTGTAAAAGTTATGTTGATAGAGTCAAGCCTTGTATGCTAGTGATTGTGGAAACTCGTTGTGAccctaatattattattaaatctcTTAAGAAGTTGGGATATGACACTTTTGAGATTAGTAGTAACAAGGGCTTTGCTGGAGGGATTGCTATGGCCTGGAGGTCTAGTGACATGGATGTTTTTATTCTTGAGAACAATGACCAATATATCCATTCTAGAATTAGCATGGAAGATAGCAGTCAGTGGTTTTTTACGGCTATTTATGCGAGACCGCATGAAAATAGTAAGAAGAAGATGTGGGATGCTATGAAGGATATCTCTAACACTATGCGTGGGCCATGGATGATGGCCGGAGATTTCAACGatattggaattttttttttgaatatccatttttttaaaaaaaatttcagaaataaccaacttttcaaaataattccccaaatgtccattttttgctaaaaaatacacgttgacgccagggggggtggcgacaacactgggCTTTAAGAGAactcgccagtgggcctggcgcccatgtgtattttttaggtgttgtcgccaccccccggcgacaacaccccccctttattttttttttctttttttttttgtaatttttttctttaacataatttcctcctaattttttttatgttatacttttcaattattaattcaaaatggattttataaataattatttttttcaatattaatgtaattttcaatattaatgtaatttttttcattatttcctcttaatttttttcattatttcctcttaatttttttttcaatattaatgtaattttcaatatttttcaatcttattttcattatttccacttaattttttttcattatttcctcttaattttattcattgtttcctcttaattatttttttcaatattaatgtaattttcaatattaatgtaatttttttcattatttcctcttaattttttttcaatattaatgtaatttttttcattatttcctcttaatttttttcatggtattatattttaggtaattttttactttcaatattaatgttttcggtactattttctcttaaatctttgtaaattttattggttccaaatattttctccatggtaatatttggtaatttctttcaatatgtaccatgaacttttttttatttagtaattttttttgtgttgtaacccataaaatttataaaaaaaaaagttcatttcattgaaaaagtaaattacaaaCATCATCGAAACTAATAATTATGTTGTGgaactagatccacgattgggacatttggtcctattatgtcctacctcacgacatatactacacttcctctgcattttttcagttacgtccatctcggttctaatacgcctgctgtttggtcgaccgcttttattccgacgcattaaatcgttatgccaaactgtttccccctcgtacacaggccaatatgcttccattgctaccaccggaaagtaattgtcgtatacgttgagcaacgttgataccttgtaaatttctgataccaaagataatgcatcaaagtgagtatgtgaacatgctgcaaggacatgggagcaaggcatgcgatatgcttgaaattggccacagtcgcaccaacgatctgggatattgacgcgatactgttgtcgtggaagtccctggttgtggtcaattgtttcctttacactgaaggtgtggccatgacggtcgaactcggtcacccgatgagtgttacccttggcagattcctgttgtatatatttcatgcagacatcactatatacctgttgtgtttgtaacactgaattccacctcttacctcgtgtggcgaacaaagttgccatccgaaaatacgtagcactaacaatggcagttacaggtaggtttcgtatgcctttgaaaaccccgttcattgattccacaagatttgtagtcatgtggccccacctagccccatcgtcgtatgacctagtccatcttgctctatcaatgctgtcaatccacctccctgcatctggatttgtcaacgctatttctcggcggtagtattgaaatccaggttggtttaaggcataccccgcgttcaccaagtggttcttcaaaaatttatccttgatctctctcataaaattctgtgctatgtgcctaatacagtagacatgcttagacggagggttgtgccaaccatttgccggattgttgtatgcgctgtcaatagaagcgtgcctgtcagaaatcaaacaaagattaggttgtggagcgactctagctcggagattcttcagaaagaaaccccaagcagcagctgtttcgccttctaccaaagcaaatgctattggaaaaatgttgctatttccatcctgcgcgaccgccatcaataaagttcccttgtatttcccatacagccacgttccatcaatttgaataatcggcttgcaaaaaccaaaaccgacgatgcatggttgaaacgcccagaatagtctatggaagattccattaccttcgagaggggttccgtcctgggact
The Vicia villosa cultivar HV-30 ecotype Madison, WI linkage group LG6, Vvil1.0, whole genome shotgun sequence genome window above contains:
- the LOC131612715 gene encoding protein trichome birefringence-like 6, encoding MERQPSFSFKPTRLLLFSFTLFSSIFFLSFFTLFLTKSTTTTPSPPYTLVANLQPLTLHSFTQNNFTRANVSTLIDNRLSRSVNRSKSEAFGEMRGNGTMVGVVGLVGKSKVSIFEEVEVKKKKKKMVEGCDLSKGYWVFDERYPLYGGDSCPFVDEGFDCEGNGRLDRNFTKWRWQPQDCDLPRFNATKMLEMIRGKRLVFVGDSINRNQWESMLCMLLSAVKDPKRVFEARGRKITKEKGNYSFRFLDYQCTVEYYVSHFLVHESKARVGQKRRPTLRIDAIDHGSSRWRGADVLVFNTAHWWSHYKTKAGIYYYQEGTMVHPRLNVSTAFGKALTTWASWVDRHINSKKTQVFFRTSAPSHFRGGNWNSGGHCTEATHPLNQTLNTTYPEKNIIVEEIIKRMKTPVTLLNITSLSEFRIDGHPSIYGRKTRSSRIQDCSHWCLPGVPDTWNEMLFFHLQSRLE